In the Catenulispora sp. GP43 genome, AGGGCATGTACTCGGTGATCACGGCCACCCGCAGAGCGGACCGCTCGGCGTCGCCGGGCGCCAGGCGATGCATCCGGTCCAAGGACCGCAGCGCCGCGGCTCACTGATCAGTCCGGTCGCGACCGCGGCGATCGAGCCCGTGACGATCCAGGCCGTGACGATCCGGGCCCTGGCGATCCAGACCGCGGCCGATCGGCAGCTCGGAGGCGGGCTCGCGGGCTCGATCTCGCTGGTGCGGCAGACGCACGGCGACGACCGCGACTCGGCCGGTCGCCGCGCCGCCGGTCGCAGCGGGACGGGCACAGAGCCGAGGGCCCGAGCGCGGTTGATCTCGCAGCGCGCGAGGTTGGACCTCACGTTTCGGCGTGCTGGTGGAGGTCGTGCCCGTTGAGCGCCCTACGCTTTCGCATATGGGGCGTCGGCTGCGTGGGAGGGCTTTCGCGGCCGAAGGTCAAACCGGTGCCTGCCCCGACCGCATACGGCGCGTCGGAATTCACGGCGCCAAAGTCTGGGGCGTATGAAGTTACTGCCACATTAGCGCGAATCGGTATGATCCGTATATAACGCCCCCACCCGCTACCCGACGTGGTCTCGAGAGGCCGGCGGTCCCGTGCGCGCGAGTACAGAAGCCGGAGCGGTAGCCGGAAGAAGCCGATGTTCGGCGAGGCGCCGAGGGTCGGGCCAGCGGACGTCGGTGGCCCAGCCGAGGCGCTCGAAAAGACGGATCACCCCGGCGGACAGGTCGATCTGGCCGCGGTCCACACCGTGCCGGGCGCAGGACGGATCGGAGTGGTGGGTGTTGTGCCAGCTCTCGCCCATCGACAGCAGGGCCAGCGGCCACAGGTTCGTGGCCCGGTCGTGCCGGCGGGTCGCGAAAGGCCGCCTACCCAGCAGGTGACACAGGGAGTTGACGCTCCACGTCACATGCTGCAACAGGAACACCCGGGCCAGCCCGGCCCATATCAGCGCCGTGACTCCCGCGGTCCAGGCGAAGCCGCCGATCGCCCAGCCGGCCAGAGCCGGCAAGGCCAAAGACGCCACACACAGCGCGGGGAACAACCCGGAGATACGGCGCATGACCGGTTCGGCCACCAGGTCCGGGGCGAAGTGGCCGACGTCGGTCGGATCGTCGCCGAACAGCCAGCCGAAGTGCGCATGGACCAGGCCGCGCAGTTGGCCCACGGGTCCGGTGCCGTACCGGTAGGGCGAGTGCGGATCACCGGGCCGGTCGGTGAACGCGTGATGCCGCCGGTGGGTCGCGACCCAGCTGATGGCCGCCCCCTGGAAGCTCATCGATCCCGCGACCGCGAGCCCCGCACGCAAAGCCGGCCTGGCGGTGAAGCTCCGGTGGGTCAGCAGTCTGTGGAAGCCGACGGTCACGCCGAACCCGGTCAGGAAGTAGAAGAAGCCCGCCAGAACCAGATCGGTGACACCGACCCCGCGCCCCCACAACAACCACACCGCGGCGACGAGCCCGAGCAGCGGCGCGATGACGAGCAGGGCCGTCACGGCCACCTGGACCCGGCGTTGCAGTGGCGTCGTGGAGGTCGGCGGATGGCCGGGAAACGGCTGAGCGCCGTCATAGGGAACAGCAGCCATGGTGGTCACCTCACTGGTGAATGCAGCGAGGCGGGTCACTGGACCGGCGTGAGGTCTAGACCTGATCGGAAACTCGGTCGACTGCGATGATTCGAGCGTTTCGCACATATTGTACGGCCACAGACCGGGCAGCGGCCAGGCACTGCGCGCAGCGGTGCCGCGCCTCGCGGGGAGAGACGCGGCACCGGTCCAAGGGCGCTACTCGGCGTTCACGGCGTGGCCTCCGATTGCCTCCTCCCGCGCGGGACCACCGCACCCCGGGTGGTGAGCAGGTCGTCGAAGAGTATTTGGTACTGCATCAGGGCTTCGCGCTTCACCTCGACCGGCATCGACGCCGGATCGGCCCGCATACGCTCACTGACCCACAGCGCTTGGCGGTAGCCGGCCAAGACGCCTCCGTGCTCGACCGAAAGCATCGCCAACTGCTCGCCTCGATCGTCGACGGGATAGCCCCTGGCTTCCAGCAGCCGACCGAGCAGCTGCTCGACGCCCGCCAGGGCGAACGCCGGGTCCTCGGGGAAACCGCCCCGGAGGCGCTCCCAGGACGAGATGTAGAGATCCCGGTCGTTCGCGCTGATCGGTTCCAGGCGCATCCTGCTGTGCATCTGGTTGCGCCGCGCCAGCTCACGGTCCGCGGCCCGCGTTCCGCCGTACTCGGACCGCACCCGGTCGTATTCGGGCCCGAACGCGGTTCGGACCTCGCGCCTGGTGTGGTCGCGCCGACCGCTGATCGCGACGACGGCGATGAACAGGACGGCGGCGATGAAAGTGATGATCGCGGCTGTGATCATGTGGGCCTCCTCAAAGGGGCTTCCGCCCATGAGTACCCGAATCGCCGGATCCAAACGGGGTGGCGCACGTACTTCGTGGCGGCACAGGCTTCAGGGCGCCTGGGGCTCGTGCGGCCCGGTCACTTGGCCTTGACGTGCTTGGTGATGCTGAGCTGGCCGACGTTGTCGGCGTCCATCGCCTCGGCCTTGCCCTGGTCGGCCAGCAGCGTGCCGTCGCCCAGCTCGAAACCGCGCTTGAACTGCGCGACCGCGTCCTTGAACGCCGAGACCGTGTCGTCGGAGAACTGACCGGTCTCGCGGACCGTCGCCAGAACGCCGGCGTGGTCGGTCTTCAAGAAGGCGATGAACTCCTTCTCGAAACGGCGCACAGCGGACTCACCACCCGACCCATGAAGTCGTCACCGACCGGCGTGGACAGGATCTCGCCGGTGCGCGTCACAGACTGGCCTTCTGCGATCCGCCCGTAGTCGCCGAGCACGACCACCCCGATCTCGCGGACATCCAGGTTCAGGGCGATGCCCAGGGTGCCGTCCTCAAACTTCAGCAACTCGTTGGTCATGGCCGAGGGCAGACCCTCGACCTTGGCGATACCGTCACCGATCACAGTGACGCCGCCGATCTCAGTTTTCGGGGCCGTCGACGTTTCGTAGGAAGCGACAAAGCGCTTCAACGCGTCCCGGATCTCGTCCGGACGAATGGTGAGCTCCACCATGAAGGATCAGACCGCCTTCACAGTGGTCATCGGCGGGCGAGCTGCCGTTCTCCGGCAGCACCCGGCTCGTAGGGCATCTCGTAATGATGGAACACGGCTTCCTCGTCCTCGAACGGCAGAATGTCGTCGGTGCCGATCGCCGGACTGCCCTTGACGAGCGACTTGGCGTAGTTGACCTTGACGTAGCCGGGTCCCACGATCACGCCGTCCAGGGGGACGAACACCAGGCGGTGGCGGGTGGGCATGCCCACCTGGACGGTGGCCATCGCCGGTTCGTCGGTACTGGTGTCCACGTAGACCGCCTCCAAGGAGCCGATCTTGTGGCCGCCGTTGTCGATCACATCGCAGGTGCGCCACTCCCGCAGGTCCGCTGTCTGGATCATCGTGCCTCCTCACACTGGCCGGGGGCGTGTCCCGCCTCGTCTTGCGACCTTGGCCTGTGTGCTCCCTTGTGCGCCGAACAGCGCAAACCAAACGTTGAGGAAGGATGTCACTTTCTGTGACATATCCACTCAAAGGGGACCAGCGAGTTCAGACCACGGCGTGAACAGCCTCGAATCGTCTAAGGGGTCTGCGTTTCGCCCCTGCAAGCCCGGCGCGAGCGGGACGCGATCCCGCTTGCAAGCACGTCGTGCGAGCGTGTCGACAATCAAGCGCCTGCTCGGCGCTTGACGGCCACGACGAAAGGCATGACATGGCAGCGTTCACTGGACTTCGCAGCAAGCTGGGACGGAAGACCGGCGTCCTCGTCGCGGCGTCGGCGGCCGTGGCGACCAGCTTGGCCGCGGCCCCCGCGCACGCTACCACCTCGTGGTTCTCCACGATCGTCAACGACGGCAGCAACAAGTGCATCGAGGTGTACCACTCCGAGACCACGAACTACGCCAACGTGGACCAGTACACCTGCAACGGCTCCGACACCCAGCAGTGGATGTTCGTCTCCGAGGGCTACAACTCCAACTCGCTGGAGCTCTTCGAGATCGTCAACAACAACAGCGGGAAGTGCCTCGACGTCTACGACGGCGGTACGGCGAACTACACGAACGTCGACCAGTACACCTGCAACCGGACCGGTGCGCAGCTGTGGTACTTCGGGGGCTCGAACCCCTCGTCCGATCCCGGACACGGCATCTCGTTGGTCCTCATCAACAACGGCAGCGGCAAGGCCCTTGACGTGCAGGGCGGCTCCAAGGCGAACTACGGGAACATCGACATCTACCAGGACAACGAATCGGACGCGCAGTTCTTCTCGTACTAAGAAACGCCACTTGCCCGTGACGAATGGCTAGAGTCGCGCCCATGAAGGCACGGAGCTGTCAGGTCTGCGGTGCCCCACTGCCGGTCATGGCCAGCAGCACGAGCGCGTCGTGCTCCGGCGTCCCGGGCGCGGCCTGATAAACCAGCATCCGCTGACTCCCCCCCACGAGGCCGAGTGCCTCGTTGGCGAGGGTGACCCGGCCGATCACCGGATGCTGGAAGTCAGTTGAGCCGGCGCGCTTGGGGCGTACCTCGTGGCGCTGCCACAGGGTGGTGAACTCGGCGCTGGCTTCGGAGATCTCGGCGACCAGTGCGGCGGTTCGGTCCGGGGCCGTCAGTTGGGCGGTGCGCAGCTGCGCCAGGCTGTTGGCGGCCACGCGGTTCCAGTCGGCGAACAGGGTGCGGGCGGTCGGGTGCAGGAAGGTGTAGCGGATCGTGTTGCGCCGGCCGGGGGGCCAGTCGTCCAGGCCGGGCATCAGGGCCAGGGCTTCGGGGTTGGCGGCCAGGAGGTCGTTGATCTCGTCGAGGACGTAGGCCGGGCTCGGGCGGAGCGACTCCAGCAGCAGGTGTACGCCCGGGGTGACCGGGCGCGGATCCGCAGGCGGGCGGCGGGCGGTGCGGCCGGCGGCCTGGTCGGCCAGGCCCAGCAGGTGGGTGTGCTCGTCCGGGGTCAGGTGCAGGGCTTTGGCCAGTGCGCCCAGGACCGCGTCGCTCGGTGCCTTCTCCCGGCCCTGCTCGATGCGGATGTAGTAGTCCACGCTCACTCCGGCCAGGGCGGCCAGTTCCTCACGGCGCAGGCCCGGGGTGCGGCGGGTGCTCAGTCCGCTGGGCAGGCCGACGTCGGTGGGGCTGATGCGGCCGCGCCGGTCGCGCAAGAACTGCGCCATGGCGTTCACCGCTTCAGTCTGCCATCGGTGATCGGGGCCGGGGTGGCCGTGGCACACCTAGGAACGCGGCGGTCTCGTCGCCGGTGGCCGGGCGGGACAGGCTCTCAGGCATGACAAACGCGATCATCATCGGCGGCGGCTCCGGGATGGGCCTGGCCCTGGCTCGGACGCTGCTCGCCGAGGGCATGGAAGTGACGATCGTCGGGCGGTCCGCCGAGCGGCTCGCCGCGGCGCGCGAGGGCTTGGAGTCGTCGACCGGTGGAAGGGTCGCGGCGGTCAGCGCCGACATCGGGCGTGAGGAGGACATAGCCGAGCTGTTCGCCGGGGTGGGCCGGGTGGATCATGTGGCCGTCACCGCCGCCGACGCGACCGGCGTCTACGGACCCACCACCGGCGTCACCACCGCGACCGCGCGCGCCGTCCTGGACACCAAGGTGCTCGGCGCCTGGCTGGTCGCCAAGCACGCGGCGGGGCGGGTCACCGGCTCCATCACCTACACCTCGGGCATCAACGCCTACCGTCCGAACGGCTCCAACACGATCATGGCCGCGGCCAACGGCGCCCTGGAGTCGCTGGTCTACGGCTTGTCGATCGAGCTGGCGCCGGTGCGCGTGAACGCGGTCTCCCCGGGCTGGGTGGACACCCCCATCTGGGACGCGCTCGGCATGGACAAGCTGGCGGCCTTCGCCGAGCTCGCGCAGCGGCTGCCGGCCCGCCGGATCGGCACTCCGGACGACATCGCCAAGGCGTTCTCGTCCGTCATGGGCAACAGCTACATCTCCGGCACCGTGCTGCACGTCGACGGGGGCCATCGCATCAGCTGACGTGATCTTCCGGAGAAATCATGGCAAACGGGTGCGGGATCTTTCCGGCACCCGCTAGCTTTGCGCTGCCGGGGGAGAATTCGGGCCCTGCGATCTACGCGCGAGCGGGAGGTGCTGGGTGGATCCGGCGACGTTGGTGGTGCAGGCGCTGGTCACCGGCGCCGGCGCGGGTCTGGGCGGCACCGCCTCGGCCGCGGTGTCCGACGGCTACGGCGCGCTGAAGCACGTGGTGGTCCGGCGGCTGGCCGGCCGGCACGCGGCGCTGGCGCAGATCCAGGCGATCGACAGCGGCGGCGGGTCCACCGACGGGCTGGTCCACGAGCTGGTCCACGAACTCGTCCTGGCCGGGGCCGTCGACGACCGGCTCCTGGCCGACGCGCGGCAGCTGCTGGCCCTGGCCGACCCGGAGGGCACCAGGTCCGGCACGTACCGGCTCGACCTGCGGGAAGCACGCGGCGTGCAGGTCGGCGACGGCAACACGCAGACCAACACATTCCATTAGGTGCCCGCTGGCGGGACGGCGGGCCGGGGGGAAGGCGAGAGTCAGCCATGCGGATCGGTCAGGCCAAAGGCGCGCAAGTCGGCGACGGCAACACCCAGCACAACACCTACCTGCCGCCACAGAAGAGCGGCGGACGGCACGGCACGCGGGACGACTCGTCGGTGACCGTCACCGCCGGCGACAATTCGACCGTCACCACCACGCAGAGGAACCTGAAGCTCTCGATCCCGGTGATCGGCCCGCTGTTCAGCTTCGCCTCGGTGCACCCGGTGATCGTCGCCACGACGGCCGTGGTCGTCCTCGGCGGCACGGGAGCGGTGGCGACCGGGGCGATGTCGGACTCGAAGAGCGGCGGGTCCACCGAGTTGGTGCGGGGGTTCCATCTCACGGTGGCCGAGGCCGGCGCGCAGCCGGTCGGCTACGACTTCTCCCACACGCCGCCGGTGCTGGCCGGGCCGAACACCGACGCCATCTACGTCCAGGGCGGATTCATCTACTCCACCGCCGGGAAGCTGGCCGGCTGGACGGGCGTGACCAACCCGACGGCGGCCCAGTGCCGCGACGCCATCGCCAAGCAGCCGGTGCGCGAGGTCGTCATCGGCGACGGTGACATGACGTGCTACCTGGACTCCGGGGGCGACGTCGGCTACTTCACGGTCACCTCCAGCCCGATGACCGGCGGCTACATCACCATCGACACCGCGCATCTGAGCTGATCCGCGAGTTCGGGGGCTTGGGGGCTTGGGGCTCGGGGGCTCGGGGACCGATCAGTCGGCGCGGACGATCATCGCGAAGGTCCGACCGACCGTCATCTCCTCGGTCCGCGGCCAGTCGGCTTCGCGCAGTGCCCGGGTGGCGGCCTCGTGGAGGTCGCCGTTCACGCGGACCTCCACGTCCTGCGACGCGGAGCTGGTGGCGAGGTAGAACTTGACGCCGTTCGGCCTGGCCGGGTCGAGGTCCGGGAGCAGGTGCGGGGCGACGAGTCGCCACGGCGGGTTCCGCATGAACCAGTCCTTGTGGGCCTCGTGCTCGTCGCCGACGCCCCAGCCGCCGATGAGGCCGGCGCTGACGGTCCAGCCGGGGACGCCGTGCGAGTGGTCGGGTCCGAAGGTCTCCCCGACCCTGTTGCGGGGTCCCTGGAACATGCCGATGACCGCGCGGGCCGTGGTGTCGGCCCAGGTCTCGACGCCGCGGTTCAGCGCGGTGTTCACATCCGGTCCGGGGATCTGGACGCAGTCCGGCACGTGGGTCACGGTCCCGTCGTCGTTCGCGATCGCGAAGACCAGCCGCACGTGCTCGGGATCCTGGTCGTTCTCGCAGGAGCCGAGGAAGACGATCGACGCGTTCGGTCCGGCCAGGAGCAGGCCGTGCTCCTCGTCCCGGTCGAGGAACCAGGGCCGGAACATCGCGTCCAGATAGGAGTTCGCCAGCCTCAGCTTGAACTCCGCGGCGGACATCGGTTCGGCCGGGGCATGCGGCGCCGAACGCGAGACTTGCCTCTTCAACCAGCCCATGCGCGCACTTTAGCGAGCGCCGCTTCCTCGGCGCACCGTCTGGGGGTTGATAGTCTTGCCGCATGGCGACGATCCGCAAGGCGGTCATCCCGGCAGCCGGGATCGGCTCGCGACTGCTGCCGCTGACCAAGGCCATCCCGAAGGAGATGCTGCCGGTCGGCGACCGGCCGGTCATCGAGCACACGGTGCGGGAACTGGTCGCGTCCGGGATCTGCGACATCACCATCGTGGTGTCCGGCGGCAAGGACCTGATCCAGCAGCACTTCCGGCCGAATCCGGCCCTGGTCGAGCAGCTGCAGGCGGCCGGCAAGACCGACTACGCCCAGGCCGTCGAGGACGTCGGCGAGCTGTCGCGGGCCGGGCACATCACCTACCTCGACCAGATCGGGCCCTACGGCAACGGCACGCCGGTGCTCAACGCCGCGCGGGGGCTCGGGGACGAGCCGATGCTGGTGCTGTGGCCGGACGACGTCTTCGTCGCCGAGGTCCCGCGCGCCCAGCAGCTCATCGCGGCCTTCGAGAAGACCGCGTGCCCGGTGCTGGCGCTGATGCCCATGGCCCGGGGCGACTCGCGGCGGTACGGGGTGCCGGACGTCCAGGAGGACCTGGGCGGCGGGCTGCTGCGGATCACCGGGCTGCTCGAGAAGCCCGAGCCCGAGCAGGCGCCCTCCGAGTTCGCGGCGATCGGCGGGTACGTCGTCACCCCGGCGATCATCGAGGAGCTCCAGCGGATCACGGACGAGTGGGAGCGGCACCGCTCCGGCGAGGTCTACCTGACCGACGCGATCAACGCCCACGCCGCTGAGCACGCGGTGTACGGGCAGGTCATCGCCGGTCAGTGGTACGACACCGGCAATCCCGCGGACTACCTGGTCGCCCAGTTCATGGCGGCGATGGCGCACCCCGAGTACGGCCCGATCCTGCGCGGGCTCTCCGCGCGCCACTCCGCGGCCGACTGACGCCGCTCGCGGCTGGTCCGGTCGACACCGACCGCACCGCCGATCGGGTCCACGCCGGCGGCCGCACCGTCCCTCACCAGACGCGCCGCCGGTACGCCCGGGACCTGGCCGCCACCCCGGCGGCGACGCGCGGGGCGGCGAAGACGGTCCCGCACACGAACCGCATCAGCGGCCCGAACGTACCCGCGGCCGGGAACCCGACGAAGTACAGTCCCGGGACCGACGACTGGAAATCGCCGCCCAGCACGGGCCACCCGCCGCGGCGCGCGAGCCTGGTCCGGATCTCCGGGGCCAGGAACGGAAAGGCTCCCGGCCCGATCCGGTATCCGGTCGCGGCGAGCAGGTGGTCGGCGTGGATCGTCCGCGTCGCGCCGCCGGGGCCCTGCACCCTCAGCGCGATCCGGTCGCCGACCACCGTCCCGCCGGCCACGCGGTGCTCCTCGAGGATCGGCACGACGCCGTCGACGCGGTCGCGCAGCCACCACGCGCCCGAGGGCCCGAGGATGCGCGCCACGAGTTCCTGGCGCGCCCGGCCCGGCAGAAGGCGGAAAGCGGCCGCCCCTTGCACGCAGGCGTACAGCGACAGGCCCGGGCCCAGGGGCGTGGGCGGCTTGGGCACCAGGTGCCGGCGGTCGACGACGCGCCCCACGCCGCGCAGATCCGGATCCGGGGCTTCCGCGAACACCACCTGCGGCCTGCGGGCCACCACGACCGGCAGCCCGCCGGACTCGGCCAGCAGCGCCGCGCTCTCCAGCGCCGACTGGCCGGCGCCGACGACGACCACCTCGCGGTCGGCGAGCGCCGCCATGTCGGCGTGCTCGGAGCTGTGCGACACGAGCTTCGCGCAGGGCCGGCCCTCCCCCGCGCCGGCGTTCGCCCTCCTGGCCAGGGCCGACAGGCTCGGCGGGACGTACGCGTGCCCGATCAGCCCGCTGGCCACGATGACCGCGCCGGCGTCGATCCGCTCGCCCTGCTCGGTGGTGACGACGAACCCGCCGAGGCGCTGCTCGACGCCGCACACCTCGACGGCTTCGACGTCGGGCACCAGGCGCTCGGCGAACCAGAATCCGTAGTCGGTGAACACACCGATCGGCACCGGGTCCACGCCTTCCAGCGTGGGCAGGCCGGCCTCGGCGCAGAAGTCGGCGAGGCTGTGGCCCGGCTGGGGAGCGGCCAGGTTGGAGGCGGCCGGGGCGGACTTGAGGTTCATGCCCTTGGGCATGTGGGCCGTCCAGGACCGCATGGTCCGGCCGAAGATCCGGACCCGCATGCCGTGGTGGCGGAGGAAGGCGCACGTGGACAGGCCGTAGGGACCGGCTCCGATGACCACGACGTCGACCGTGCTGTCGGCCGGACTCGCGGCCGGGACGGCGGCGTCGGGCCTGGAGACTGTCGCGGTCATCGCTGCTCCCCGTTGTAGGTGGGACGAGAGTGGGCGGGGCGGGATCCGACAGCCGTCCTGCGCACCGGCCGGCCCAGTTCGCTCACGATGGTGCGCAGCACACGCCAGCCGTCGGCCCAGGTCCTGAGGTGGCTCTCGCCGAAGGTGCGCGCGTACTCGTAGGACGGCACCTCGGCGAGCTTGAGGCGGGCCGAGGCCGCGTGCGCGGCCAGCAGCGTCTCGATCTCGAACCCGTCGCCGCGCTCGGCGGCCGCGCCGTCGGTGCCCGGCAGCCCCAGGCGGTCCACGCACCGCGCGCGGAAGGCGGTGTAGCCGTAGCAGAGGTCGGTGAACGAGGTGCCGTACAGCGCGTTCATCATCATGGCCAGCACGCGGTTGCCGGCGCGGCGCAGCGGGGTCAGGTCGCTGCTCCCGCCGCCGGCCAGGAAGCGGCTGCCCTTGGCGAAGTCGCATCCGGCGGCCAGGGCGGCGACGAAGTAGGGGATCTCGGCCGGGTCCGTCGATCCGTCCGCGTCCATCGTGACGATGATGTCGCCGCTGCACGCCGCGATGCCGCAGGACAGCGCGTTGCCCTTGCCGCGACGCGTCTGCTGGACCACGACCACGTCGGGACAGACCCGACGGGCCGCGGCGACGGTGCCGTCGTGAGATCCGCCGTCGACGAGGATGATCTCGTGCAGCAACGGGGCCGGCAGCCGGATCAGGACGTCCGGGAGGTTGCGCACTTCGTTCTTGGCGGGGATGACGACGCTGACCTTCAGCGCGGTGCCGGCTCGCGCCCTTGGTCGCGGCTCGGACGGGAACCCGGAGGGCTGCCTCTCCGGTCGCGGAAGAGGACGGAATCCCCCGGTGAGCTGGGTGCTGACGGGCTGCGGGAGTGTCGAAACCCCATCGGGCGACACCGTGTCTCTCGCAGGCATGGTGGCCTCACCTGTCCTCCTGACGCCCGCCGGGCGATCCGCGGGTCGCCGTACGGCGATGCGGTCCCTCGGCTCTGCTCGGTTACTAAGGGAAGATTCGGCGATCGAGATCCAGCGGCCTTCAAGGCCGCATCTGTATTTGCTCAATGCTGTGCGCGGCCGCGCGCGCCGCTCAAGGTGTGGCCCCAGCGGTTCGCGACTAGCCTGGGGTCCGTGTTCGGTGATCGGAACACCTGCTCGGAAGACAGGCGAGATGCGATCGCGGCGCTGGTCGACGCGCTGCGTCCGCTGGACCATGAATCGGCTGACCTTCTCCATGCGGCGTCGCACGAGTTGCGGACGCCGTTGACGAGCATCGTCGGTTTCACCGAGTTGCTCGGCGAGGGCGCGGCCGGACCGGTCACCGCACAGCAGCGGCGGCTGCTGGCCGTCATCGCGGACAACGCGGCCCGTCTGATGGCGATGGTGGACAGTCTCGAGCCCGCGCCGCACGATCCGCACGATCCGCACGGCCGGCGTCGGCCGATCGACGACTACAGGGCGGTCCGCCTTCCGCTTCCCGGCGCGGAACCGCAAGAGGAGGCCGCGCGGGAGACGCGATGGTGACCCGGGACAAAGCGCTGGTCATCGAGGACGCGGCGGACATCCGGCTGCTGCTGCGCGAGACGCTGGTCCAGTCCGGCTTCGAGGTCGCCGAGGCGGGGACCGGGACGCAGGGCCTGGACCTGGCCGCCGCGCTGCGTCCGGACCTGGTCACGCTGGACCTCATCCTGCCGGACATCGACGGGATCGAGGTGTGCCGGCGGCTGCGCACGATGAGCAACGCCTATCTCATCATGCTGACCGCGCGCACCGAGGAGGCGGACCGGCTGGTCGGCCTGGAAGTCGGGGCCGACGACTATATGGTCAAGCCGTTCTCGCCGCGGGAGCTGCGCGCGCGGGTGACGGCGATGCTGCGGCGGCCGCGGATGGACGACCCCGGAGCGGCCGCGGAGCCCTCGGTGCTGCGCAGCCGGGACCTGGTCGTGGACCGGGACATGCGGGAGGTGACGCTGGCCGGCGCCCCGGTCCCGCTCACCCGGACCGAGTTCGACCTGCTGGTCACGTTCATGAGCCAGCCGCGGCGGGTGTGGGAGCGCGAGACGCTGGCGCGGCAGGTGTGGCGGACCGAGTGGGCGGTGAACGACCACGTGATCGACGTGCACGTCGCCAATCTGCGGCACAAGCTGGGCCAGAGCGCCGACGGCGGCGGGCTGGTGCGCACGGTGCGGGGCGTCGGCTACCGGTTCGGCGCCGATGTCGATGTCGAGCAGAGTCCGCTGCAGGGCGGGAGCGGCGTGATGCCGCGGGCCGACTGATATCGGCGCCTGTACCCCGAGTTTCGTCATGCGGCGGGACCGTCGTGCTGCGGAGCGTTTTGCGGCGGGATCGTCATGCGGCGTGGTCGCGCAGCACGCCGGCCAGGTCCTCGGCCACGGCGTCGGCTTCGCGGCGCAGTGCCGCGATCGGACGGGAACCGGCCGCCCGGCCGTCCCGGTAGGCCTGCTCGATCCCGGCGACGAGGCCGGCC is a window encoding:
- a CDS encoding histidine kinase dimerization/phospho-acceptor domain-containing protein; the protein is MFGDRNTCSEDRRDAIAALVDALRPLDHESADLLHAASHELRTPLTSIVGFTELLGEGAAGPVTAQQRRLLAVIADNAARLMAMVDSLEPAPHDPHDPHGRRRPIDDYRAVRLPLPGAEPQEEAARETRW
- a CDS encoding response regulator transcription factor, which translates into the protein MVTRDKALVIEDAADIRLLLRETLVQSGFEVAEAGTGTQGLDLAAALRPDLVTLDLILPDIDGIEVCRRLRTMSNAYLIMLTARTEEADRLVGLEVGADDYMVKPFSPRELRARVTAMLRRPRMDDPGAAAEPSVLRSRDLVVDRDMREVTLAGAPVPLTRTEFDLLVTFMSQPRRVWERETLARQVWRTEWAVNDHVIDVHVANLRHKLGQSADGGGLVRTVRGVGYRFGADVDVEQSPLQGGSGVMPRAD